In Hirundo rustica isolate bHirRus1 chromosome 2, bHirRus1.pri.v3, whole genome shotgun sequence, one genomic interval encodes:
- the LOC120765506 gene encoding claudin-8-like produces the protein MACCVLQITGLIFGGMGMVGTLAATAMPQWRVSAYVDGNIVVFETVWEGLWMDCVSQPGLRLQCKFYDSVLALPPPLEAFRALTRAAVVLAVLAFLAAVAGVAYGQQGPRVTGTCVLQVTAWLRVSLPLWGV, from the coding sequence ATGGCCTGCTGCGTGCTCCAGATCACCGGGCTGATCTTCGGCGGCATGGGCATGGTGGGCACCTTGGCGGCCACGGCCATGCCCCAGTGGAGGGTCTCTGCCTACGTGGACGGCAACATCGTGGTGTTCGAGACCGTCTGGGAGGGGCTGTGGATGGACTGCGTCAGCCAGCCGGGCCTCAGGCTGCAGTGCAAGTTCTACGACTCCGTGctggcgctgccgccgccgctggAGGCCTTCCGGGCCCTCACGCGCGCGGCCGTGGTGCTGGCCGTCCTCGCCTTCCTCGCGGCCGTCGCAGGGGTCGCGTATGGCCAGCAGGGCCCCCGGGTCACCGGCACCTGCGTCCTGCAGGTCACAGCGTGGCTCAGGGTTTCTTTACCTCTCTGGGGCGTTTAG